A section of the Petrimonas sulfuriphila genome encodes:
- the rpmF gene encoding 50S ribosomal protein L32, with product MAHPKRRQSSARQGKRRSHDHAKMPTMAICPNCGAWHIYHTVCGECGYYRGKLAIEKEVAV from the coding sequence ATGGCACATCCAAAACGAAGACAGTCGTCTGCAAGACAAGGAAAAAGAAGATCGCACGACCATGCCAAAATGCCAACTATGGCCATCTGCCCTAATTGCGGAGCATGGCATATCTATCACACTGTTTGTGGTGAGTGCGGGTACTACAGAGGAAAATTGGCAATTGAAAAAGAAGTTGCGGTATAA